A DNA window from Gammaproteobacteria bacterium contains the following coding sequences:
- the dapE gene encoding succinyl-diaminopimelate desuccinylase, which yields MSDTLDLAIDLISRRSLTPEDAGCQQAIAARLEPLGFKIEHLRFGEVDNLWARRGKDTPLFVFAGHTDVVPTGPLEQWHSDPFTPTLRDGYLYGRGAADMKGGIAAMVTAVERFIKEHPDHKGSIGFLITSDEEGPSVNGTVKVVEHLEDRKEKIDWCVIGEPTCVQTVGDTIKNGRRGSLTGKLVIHGTQGHVAYPHLAANPIHLFSAALTELCAQTWDQGNEFFPPTTFQISNIHAGTGADNVIPGDLEVVFNFRFSTELTPGHIKQRVHAVLDKHKFKYDLDWRLSGQPFLTPKGVLVDAVSAAIKDAAGIETQISTSGGTSDGRFIAPTGAQVVELGVVNATIHKLNECAKVSELDILSKFYQRILEKLLVRN from the coding sequence ATGTCCGACACACTCGACCTTGCCATTGATTTGATCTCACGCCGCTCGCTCACCCCCGAAGATGCGGGTTGCCAGCAGGCCATCGCCGCGCGTCTTGAACCGCTGGGTTTCAAAATAGAGCATCTGCGCTTCGGCGAGGTGGACAATCTCTGGGCGAGGCGCGGGAAAGACACCCCCCTGTTCGTCTTCGCCGGTCACACCGATGTCGTACCCACCGGGCCGCTCGAACAGTGGCACTCCGATCCCTTCACACCGACGCTGCGCGACGGTTATCTCTATGGACGCGGCGCCGCCGATATGAAGGGAGGCATTGCGGCCATGGTCACTGCGGTGGAGCGTTTTATCAAAGAGCATCCCGATCATAAAGGCTCTATCGGTTTCCTCATCACCAGCGACGAGGAGGGGCCGAGTGTCAACGGCACGGTCAAGGTGGTCGAACACCTGGAAGATAGAAAAGAAAAGATAGACTGGTGCGTCATTGGCGAACCCACCTGCGTGCAAACCGTCGGCGACACGATCAAAAACGGCCGGCGCGGTTCACTCACCGGCAAGTTGGTCATACATGGCACCCAGGGCCACGTCGCTTACCCCCACCTCGCCGCCAACCCCATTCATCTTTTTTCCGCCGCACTTACCGAACTCTGCGCGCAGACATGGGATCAAGGCAACGAGTTCTTTCCGCCGACCACTTTTCAGATCTCCAACATCCACGCCGGCACCGGCGCCGATAATGTCATCCCCGGTGATCTGGAAGTGGTGTTCAACTTCCGTTTTTCCACAGAACTCACACCTGGACATATCAAACAGCGCGTACACGCCGTTTTGGACAAGCACAAATTCAAATACGATTTAGACTGGCGCCTTTCCGGTCAGCCTTTTCTCACCCCCAAAGGCGTACTCGTGGACGCCGTGAGCGCCGCCATAAAAGACGCCGCCGGCATCGAGACCCAGATCTCGACCAGCGGCGGCACCTCCGACGGCCGCTTCATCGCCCCCACCGGCGCCCAGGTTGTCGAACTGGGAGTGGTGAATGCGACAATCCACAAACTCAACGAGTGCGCAAAGGTCAGCGAATTGGATATCTTGAGCAAATTTTACCAGCGTATTCTTGAAAAACTTCTGGTTAGAAATTAG
- a CDS encoding ArsC family reductase, producing MTTVYGITNCETVKKARAWLEKRGVDYRFHDFRKDGLDQTLLKTFIKNLGWEALLNKSGMTWRKLPEKDKAKLDEKKAASLMLAHPTVIKRPVLAVGEKALKYHVGFNEKDYETLFTKKK from the coding sequence ATGACCACCGTCTACGGCATCACCAACTGTGAAACCGTGAAAAAGGCGCGCGCCTGGCTGGAGAAGCGCGGCGTAGATTACCGCTTTCATGATTTCCGTAAAGACGGCCTAGATCAAACCCTGCTAAAAACATTCATCAAAAACCTGGGCTGGGAGGCACTGCTCAACAAAAGCGGCATGACCTGGCGCAAATTGCCGGAAAAGGACAAAGCCAAGCTGGATGAGAAGAAGGCCGCCTCTCTCATGCTTGCCCATCCAACGGTCATCAAGCGGCCGGTGCTGGCTGTTGGCGAGAAAGCCCTAAAATACCATGTTGGATTCAATGAAAAAGACTACGAAACTCTTTTTACCAAGAAGAAGTAA
- the dapD gene encoding 2,3,4,5-tetrahydropyridine-2,6-dicarboxylate N-succinyltransferase: protein MNALQDIIEQAFEQRAEITPHKVQPKVKDAVSEALALLDNGTLRVAEKQNGAWVVHQWLKKAVLLSFRIEDNHFIKGAYSAYYDKVPGKFSDYDEARFKQSGVRVAPPAMARRGSYIAPSVVLMPSYVNIGAYVDSGTMVDTWATVGSCAQIGKNVHLSGGVGIGGVLEPVQASPTIIEDNCFIGARSEVVEGVIVEEGSVISMGVYIGQSTKIFNRMTGEVSYGRIPAGSVVVSGNLPSKDGSYSLYCAVIVKQVDEKTRGKVGINELLRDI, encoded by the coding sequence ATGAACGCCCTACAGGACATCATCGAACAAGCCTTCGAGCAACGTGCCGAAATCACCCCGCACAAGGTACAGCCCAAAGTTAAGGACGCCGTCAGCGAAGCGCTGGCGCTGCTGGATAACGGCACACTCCGCGTCGCGGAAAAGCAAAACGGCGCGTGGGTGGTGCATCAATGGCTCAAAAAGGCGGTGCTGCTGTCGTTCCGCATCGAGGACAATCACTTTATCAAGGGCGCCTATAGCGCTTATTACGACAAGGTCCCCGGCAAGTTCAGCGACTACGACGAAGCGCGCTTCAAGCAAAGCGGCGTGCGCGTGGCGCCTCCCGCGATGGCGCGGCGCGGCTCTTACATCGCGCCCTCGGTGGTGCTCATGCCGTCGTATGTGAACATCGGGGCGTATGTGGACAGCGGCACGATGGTGGACACCTGGGCGACGGTCGGCTCCTGCGCGCAGATCGGCAAGAACGTGCACCTCTCCGGCGGCGTCGGCATCGGCGGCGTGCTGGAGCCGGTGCAAGCGAGCCCCACCATCATCGAGGATAACTGCTTCATCGGCGCACGCTCGGAAGTCGTTGAAGGTGTCATCGTCGAGGAGGGTTCGGTGATCTCGATGGGCGTGTACATCGGCCAGAGCACCAAGATATTCAACCGCATGACGGGCGAAGTCAGCTATGGCCGCATCCCGGCTGGCTCAGTAGTCGTATCGGGCAACCTGCCGTCCAAGGACGGCAGCTACAGCCTGTATTGCGCGGTGATTGTGAAACAAGTGGACGAAAAGACGCGCGGCAAGGTCGGTATCAACGAATTGTTGCGGGACATCTAG
- the dapC gene encoding succinyldiaminopimelate transaminase, protein MNPDLFLLQPYPFEKLARLKAGITPPSDALPIVMSIGEPKHAVPSFIAEEVCTHLHGLGHYPATRGIPALRQAIAEWLARRFQLTPGSLHIERHILPVNGTREALFAFAQCVVDRSRNPLVLMPNPFYQIYEGAALLAGAQPWFINTTEESEFLPDFSSVPADVWQCCQLVYICSPGNPTGAALGLAALQQLIRLADEHDFIIASDECYSEIYLDESNPPPGLLEAAARMGRDDYRRCVVFHSLSKRSSVPGMRSGFAAGDADIIGQFHLYRTYHGSAMPPPVQAASIKAWRDEQHVRENRRLYQEKFDAVIAVLGEVTEVARPAGAFYLWLRTPGDDLTFARELYARHNITVLPGSYLSREAHGVNPGYGRVRIALVAPLEECLEAATRISEFIISLRS, encoded by the coding sequence ATGAACCCGGATTTGTTCCTGCTCCAGCCCTACCCCTTCGAGAAGCTCGCGCGACTCAAGGCAGGGATTACTCCGCCCTCCGATGCCCTGCCCATCGTCATGTCCATCGGCGAGCCTAAGCACGCGGTACCCTCGTTCATCGCCGAGGAAGTGTGCACGCACTTGCACGGCTTGGGTCACTACCCCGCCACGCGCGGTATCCCCGCGCTGCGGCAGGCGATTGCCGAATGGCTGGCGCGCCGCTTTCAGTTAACGCCCGGCAGCCTGCATATCGAACGCCATATCCTGCCCGTGAACGGTACGCGCGAAGCATTGTTCGCCTTCGCGCAGTGCGTGGTGGACCGCAGCCGGAATCCGCTGGTACTGATGCCCAATCCCTTTTATCAGATCTACGAGGGCGCCGCGCTACTGGCCGGCGCACAGCCGTGGTTTATCAACACTACCGAGGAGTCTGAATTTCTCCCGGATTTTTCCTCTGTGCCCGCCGATGTGTGGCAATGCTGTCAATTGGTTTATATCTGCTCGCCGGGCAATCCCACCGGCGCGGCGCTCGGCCTGGCCGCACTTCAGCAACTCATCCGGCTGGCGGACGAACATGATTTCATTATCGCGTCCGACGAGTGTTACTCTGAAATCTATCTCGATGAGAGCAACCCTCCTCCCGGCCTGCTGGAGGCCGCAGCGCGGATGGGGCGCGACGATTACCGGCGCTGCGTCGTGTTTCACAGCCTGTCGAAGCGCTCCAGCGTTCCGGGCATGCGCTCCGGCTTCGCCGCCGGCGATGCGGACATCATCGGGCAATTTCATCTGTATCGCACCTATCATGGCAGCGCCATGCCCCCGCCGGTACAAGCCGCCAGCATCAAGGCCTGGCGTGATGAGCAGCATGTGCGGGAAAACCGGCGCCTATATCAGGAAAAATTCGACGCCGTGATCGCCGTTCTCGGCGAAGTCACCGAGGTTGCTCGCCCCGCGGGTGCCTTTTATCTGTGGTTGAGGACTCCCGGGGACGATCTGACCTTTGCGCGCGAACTATACGCCCGGCACAATATCACCGTGTTGCCCGGCAGCTACCTTTCGCGCGAGGCGCACGGCGTCAATCCAGGGTACGGCCGGGTGCGCATCGCGCTGGTTGCGCCGCTGGAAGAGTGTCTGGAAGCGGCGACGCGCATCTCTGAATTTATTATTTCATTAAGATCATAA
- a CDS encoding DMT family transporter, which produces MPSNRTSRVLPILSLLLGATLWGLFWYPLRWLEAQGLPGMWSSLLIYITVTVVSLPLLWRRRGEVVQEPWLLAALALTAGVCNVAFILAVIEGNVVRVLLLFYLSPLWASLLGWWLLGERLSSRAGLTLALAMAGAVIMLWDPALGWPWPQGRADGLAIVAGFTFALSNVCVRKMQAVSYPVKSIAVWWGGVVTAGAGLLLMPMPMPMPMIDAPLLGAIVALACGGMVVMTLAVQYGVTLMPVHRSAVILLFEIVVGAVSAQLLTDEILLLREWLGGLLIMAAAYLSARAVRDID; this is translated from the coding sequence ATGCCATCCAATCGCACTTCCCGTGTTTTACCCATTTTAAGCCTCCTGCTCGGCGCCACCCTGTGGGGCTTATTCTGGTATCCGCTGCGTTGGCTGGAGGCTCAGGGTCTGCCGGGGATGTGGTCGTCGCTGCTGATTTACATAACTGTGACCGTGGTCAGTTTACCGCTGCTGTGGCGGCGGCGCGGAGAGGTAGTGCAAGAACCCTGGTTGTTGGCGGCCCTGGCCCTCACCGCGGGTGTATGCAACGTGGCCTTTATCCTTGCCGTGATCGAGGGTAACGTGGTGAGGGTGCTGTTGCTGTTTTATCTTTCTCCGTTATGGGCGTCCTTGCTGGGCTGGTGGCTGTTAGGCGAGCGACTCTCGTCGCGCGCCGGATTGACCCTCGCTCTGGCCATGGCGGGAGCCGTCATCATGCTGTGGGACCCCGCGCTGGGGTGGCCGTGGCCACAAGGACGCGCTGACGGGTTGGCAATTGTAGCGGGATTCACCTTTGCACTCTCCAATGTATGTGTGCGCAAGATGCAAGCTGTTTCCTATCCCGTCAAGTCCATTGCAGTATGGTGGGGGGGCGTTGTTACGGCAGGCGCGGGGCTGCTGCTAATGCCGATGCCGATGCCGATGCCTATGATAGATGCGCCTTTGCTAGGCGCCATCGTCGCGTTGGCTTGTGGTGGAATGGTGGTCATGACCCTGGCGGTGCAATATGGCGTCACGCTCATGCCGGTGCACCGTTCGGCGGTGATTCTGCTGTTTGAAATCGTCGTGGGGGCCGTGTCGGCGCAACTGCTTACCGATGAAATTTTACTGCTAAGGGAGTGGCTTGGCGGTTTGTTGATTATGGCGGCGGCCTATCTCTCGGCGCGCGCGGTGAGGGATATCGACTAG
- the glnD gene encoding [protein-PII] uridylyltransferase — protein sequence MSFTMLHRTQTGDTAKAFRVSLRASDQALQQRFLNGASVRELLHERAALIDGLLLEVWAKAWGATASDRVALVAVGGYGRGELHPFSDIDLLILLDQGQHDAFQPPIERFIGLLWDIGLQIGHSVRSVQECVDTARQDITIATTLMEARLLSGPAALFDSLRAAIGPDRIWPVKDFFEAKWQEQIRRHHKYHDTAYNLEPNIKEGPGGLRDIQTLAWVTQRHFGSRSLHDLVGHGFLTEGEYASLIEGQDFLWRIRYALHVTTDRREDRLVFDHQRTLAAQFGYQNHGPVLAVEQFMKRYYRTVMELSRLSEMLLQHFQEAILYADSPHRIVRINNRFQTRDDFIEVSYDTAFKHHPFALLEIFLLLAQHPEIKGVRASTIRLIRDHRHLIDETFRADLRCRTLFMELLRQPHGIAHELSRMNRYGILAAYLPAFGNIVGQMQHDLFHVYTVDEHTLFLIRNLRRYSVPEYAHEFPLCSTLFQRLPKPEILYLAGLFHDIAKGRGGDHSELGADDATAFCLLHGMSQYDARLVAWLVKHHLIMSTTAQRHDIADPDVVNIFAGRVGDQVHLDYLYLLTAADIRATNPTLWNSWKDALLTELYLGATRALRRGLEHPIDQAERIQETQHQALMRLHNLGVDETAAGNFWRELGDEYFLRYSADEIAWHTQAISSSYAIHLPLILIRQRTERGGTEIFIYTHDQDRLFAATAGALDQLGLTIVDARIITARNGYTVNTYIVLEESGEPIDNPHRIEEITALLKRQLAQSPLPAPRVTRRARRQLQHFPIPTQITFSDDPRNRRTVLEVVTADRPGLLSDVGRAFVDCKIRLQNAKIATFGARAEDIFFITDTHNRPITSESDLARLRDVLIRYLDKCQ from the coding sequence ATGTCTTTCACCATGCTCCATCGAACTCAGACCGGTGACACGGCCAAGGCGTTCCGGGTATCTCTAAGGGCGTCCGATCAGGCGCTGCAGCAGCGCTTTCTGAACGGCGCGTCTGTCCGCGAGTTGCTGCATGAACGCGCGGCGTTGATAGATGGGTTGCTGCTGGAGGTCTGGGCCAAGGCGTGGGGAGCCACAGCTTCGGATCGGGTTGCCTTGGTCGCGGTCGGCGGTTATGGCCGTGGGGAGTTGCACCCTTTCTCTGACATAGACCTGCTCATACTGCTTGACCAGGGTCAACATGACGCCTTCCAGCCGCCCATCGAGCGGTTCATCGGTCTGTTGTGGGACATCGGCCTGCAGATCGGCCACAGTGTGCGTTCGGTGCAGGAATGTGTGGATACGGCCCGGCAGGACATCACGATTGCCACCACGCTGATGGAGGCGCGCCTGCTGTCGGGTCCGGCCGCGCTGTTCGACTCTTTGCGGGCGGCCATCGGGCCGGATCGGATCTGGCCGGTAAAGGATTTTTTTGAAGCCAAGTGGCAAGAACAGATACGCCGCCATCATAAATATCATGACACCGCCTACAATCTTGAGCCCAACATCAAGGAGGGCCCCGGGGGCTTGCGCGACATCCAGACCCTGGCGTGGGTCACCCAGCGCCACTTCGGGTCGCGCAGCCTACACGATCTGGTCGGTCACGGTTTTCTCACCGAGGGCGAATACGCCTCGCTCATCGAGGGACAGGATTTTCTCTGGCGGATACGCTACGCCCTGCATGTGACGACGGACCGCCGCGAAGACCGGCTGGTGTTCGATCACCAGCGCACCCTGGCGGCGCAGTTCGGCTATCAAAATCACGGCCCGGTGCTGGCGGTGGAGCAGTTCATGAAGCGCTACTACCGCACCGTCATGGAATTGAGCCGCTTGAGCGAGATGCTGCTGCAACACTTCCAGGAGGCCATCCTGTATGCAGACAGTCCGCACCGGATTGTACGCATCAATAACCGCTTTCAGACGCGCGACGACTTCATCGAGGTCAGCTACGACACGGCCTTCAAACACCATCCCTTCGCGCTGCTGGAAATCTTTCTGTTACTGGCCCAGCATCCCGAGATCAAAGGCGTGCGCGCCTCCACCATCCGTCTGATCCGCGATCACCGCCACCTGATTGATGAAACTTTCCGCGCCGATCTGCGCTGCCGCACCCTGTTCATGGAATTGTTACGGCAGCCGCACGGCATCGCGCATGAGCTGAGCCGCATGAATCGTTACGGTATACTCGCCGCCTATCTGCCGGCGTTCGGCAACATCGTCGGGCAGATGCAGCACGACCTGTTTCACGTCTACACGGTAGATGAACACACGCTGTTTTTGATCCGCAATCTGCGTCGCTACTCGGTGCCGGAGTACGCACATGAATTCCCGCTCTGCAGCACCCTCTTCCAGCGCCTGCCCAAGCCCGAGATTCTTTATCTCGCGGGGCTGTTTCACGACATCGCCAAGGGCCGCGGCGGCGATCATTCGGAACTCGGCGCCGACGACGCCACGGCCTTTTGCCTGCTGCATGGAATGTCGCAGTACGATGCGCGGCTGGTCGCCTGGCTGGTCAAGCATCACCTCATCATGTCCACCACGGCGCAACGCCATGACATCGCCGACCCCGACGTGGTCAATATCTTCGCCGGCCGGGTGGGCGACCAGGTGCATCTGGACTATCTCTATCTGCTCACCGCAGCCGACATCCGCGCCACCAATCCCACGCTGTGGAACAGTTGGAAGGACGCGCTGCTGACCGAGCTCTACCTCGGCGCCACGCGCGCATTGCGGCGCGGGCTGGAGCATCCCATAGACCAGGCTGAACGGATACAGGAAACCCAGCATCAGGCGCTAATGCGGCTTCATAATCTGGGCGTTGATGAAACGGCGGCGGGAAACTTCTGGCGCGAGCTGGGCGATGAATATTTTCTGCGCTATTCCGCCGACGAAATCGCCTGGCATACTCAGGCGATCAGCTCGAGCTATGCGATTCACCTGCCCTTGATATTGATCCGGCAGCGCACTGAGCGCGGCGGAACGGAGATATTCATCTACACCCACGATCAGGACCGTTTGTTCGCCGCCACGGCCGGCGCCCTGGATCAGCTTGGCCTCACTATCGTGGATGCGCGCATCATCACCGCGCGCAACGGTTACACCGTGAACACCTACATCGTGCTCGAAGAGTCCGGTGAACCGATTGATAATCCACACCGCATCGAGGAGATCACCGCGCTACTCAAGCGTCAACTGGCGCAATCACCCCTGCCGGCGCCGCGCGTCACCCGGCGCGCGCGCCGCCAACTCCAACACTTCCCCATTCCCACTCAAATCACCTTCAGCGACGACCCGCGCAATCGTCGCACCGTGCTGGAGGTCGTCACGGCGGACCGGCCCGGGTTGCTATCGGACGTGGGCCGCGCCTTTGTGGACTGCAAGATACGGCTACAAAACGCCAAGATCGCCACCTTCGGCGCGCGCGCGGAGGACATCTTTTTTATCACCGATACCCACAACCGCCCGATCACCTCGGAATCCGACCTCGCCCGGCTGCGCGACGTACTCATCAGATATTTAGATAAGTGCCAGTAG
- the map gene encoding type I methionyl aminopeptidase — translation MSVTIKTPEEVLKMRVAGRLAADVLHMIRPHVKPGVSTGELDRICHDHIVNVQQAMPAPLNYRGFPKSICTSVNHQVCHGIPGDKVLKEGDILNIDVTVIKDGYHGDTSKMYFVGEPSVIARRVSRISYESMRIGIEMVKPGIRLGDIGAAIQRHAEANNCSVVREYCGHGIGRVFHEEPQVLHYGTPGTGMTLEPGMTFTIEPMINAGKRHVKLLPDQWTVVTKDHSLSAQWEHTVLVTDDGFEVLTQRPGDDI, via the coding sequence ATGAGCGTAACCATCAAAACACCGGAAGAAGTCCTGAAGATGCGGGTCGCGGGGCGGCTCGCAGCCGACGTGCTGCACATGATCCGGCCCCATGTAAAGCCCGGCGTCAGCACCGGCGAACTCGACCGGATCTGCCACGACCATATCGTCAACGTGCAACAGGCTATGCCCGCCCCGCTCAATTACCGCGGCTTTCCGAAATCCATCTGCACCTCGGTCAACCACCAGGTGTGCCACGGTATCCCGGGCGACAAGGTGCTCAAGGAAGGCGATATTTTGAACATTGACGTCACCGTCATCAAGGACGGTTATCACGGCGACACCAGCAAGATGTACTTTGTCGGCGAGCCCTCGGTGATCGCCAGGCGCGTATCGCGTATCAGCTACGAATCTATGCGCATCGGCATCGAAATGGTGAAGCCGGGAATCAGACTGGGCGATATCGGCGCGGCCATTCAACGTCACGCCGAGGCGAATAATTGTTCAGTGGTACGTGAATATTGCGGTCATGGCATAGGCCGGGTGTTCCACGAGGAGCCGCAAGTGCTGCATTACGGTACGCCCGGCACCGGCATGACGCTGGAGCCCGGCATGACCTTTACCATCGAACCCATGATTAACGCCGGCAAACGGCATGTCAAACTGCTGCCCGACCAGTGGACCGTGGTCACCAAGGACCATAGTCTGTCGGCGCAATGGGAACACACGGTGCTCGTCACGGACGACGGCTTTGAAGTGTTGACGCAGCGCCCCGGCGACGATATTTAG
- the rpsB gene encoding 30S ribosomal protein S2, which yields MANISMRQMLEAGVHFGHQTRYWNPKMAPFIFGQRNKIHIINLEKTLPLYSEAMNFIGSLAANRGTILFVATKRAAQEVTEQEAKRCGMPYVNHRWLGGMLTNFKTVRQSIKRLKELEAMGQDGSLERVSKKEGLMLQRELAKLNRSLAGIKDMAGLPDALFVIDVGYEKIAVSEAAKLGIPVVGVVDTNNRPEGVDYVIPGNDDAIRAIQLYAQGAADAVIEGRGSVAQMAGSPDEFVELSETGAVAAERPAKKVTKATVKSAPRRAPMKTEAAGETAGEVAKKRTAAKPSRPTAKPKTATTRTKPKTSSTK from the coding sequence ATGGCAAACATATCCATGCGTCAAATGCTGGAGGCCGGCGTGCACTTCGGCCACCAGACCCGTTACTGGAACCCCAAGATGGCGCCTTTCATCTTCGGGCAACGTAACAAGATCCACATCATCAATCTTGAAAAAACCCTGCCCCTCTACAGCGAAGCCATGAATTTCATCGGCAGCCTGGCGGCCAATCGCGGCACTATCCTGTTCGTGGCTACCAAGCGCGCAGCCCAAGAGGTCACCGAGCAAGAGGCCAAGCGCTGCGGCATGCCTTACGTCAATCACCGCTGGCTGGGCGGCATGCTTACTAATTTCAAGACCGTCCGGCAATCCATCAAACGTCTCAAGGAGCTGGAGGCGATGGGGCAGGACGGCAGTCTCGAACGCGTGAGCAAAAAGGAAGGCCTGATGTTGCAACGTGAACTGGCCAAGCTGAATCGCAGCCTGGCGGGCATCAAGGATATGGCCGGTCTCCCAGACGCGTTGTTCGTCATTGACGTGGGCTATGAGAAGATCGCCGTCAGCGAGGCGGCCAAACTGGGGATACCCGTGGTGGGCGTGGTGGATACCAATAACAGGCCGGAGGGTGTGGACTATGTCATCCCCGGCAACGACGACGCCATCCGCGCCATTCAACTCTATGCCCAGGGCGCCGCGGATGCGGTGATCGAGGGCCGCGGTTCCGTCGCCCAGATGGCGGGCTCCCCCGATGAGTTTGTGGAGCTGAGTGAAACCGGCGCGGTGGCTGCTGAAAGGCCCGCCAAAAAGGTCACCAAGGCCACAGTCAAGAGCGCGCCGCGCCGCGCCCCCATGAAGACGGAGGCAGCGGGAGAAACGGCCGGAGAGGTCGCCAAGAAGCGCACTGCGGCCAAGCCCAGCAGGCCCACCGCGAAGCCCAAGACGGCGACGACCCGAACCAAACCTAAAACCAGTTCGACAAAGTAA